Below is a window of Capsicum annuum cultivar UCD-10X-F1 unplaced genomic scaffold, UCD10Xv1.1 ctg51550, whole genome shotgun sequence DNA.
ttttttttttgaaagttaaCTTGttaggattaaaaaaaattaccttatAAACAGAACCAAATCCTCCCTCTCCAATTCTACTTGATGCTCTGAATCCATCAGTTGCTGCCTTCAATTCTTTGTAAGAGAAAACTGAGAACTTCTGGATTCTTTCTCCACCTGTTTCTACAATAATTACAATATCTTTAAGAATAAGATATATGccatttttattcaattataAGAGTAGTAGTAAAAGTATAATCAAGACTGTAAAAATAAGATTGATTTCTCAGTCACTCAACTAATAGTTGTCATGTCAGAAAGTTGCATTTCTTCGtaatttcaattctttttaataaaaaaattaactatcTGAGATAATAATTATTAGTCGAATGATCATCTAAGAAATCAACTCAGCTAAAGTAGCTAAGGAGAAGGATTTGAGAAGGTAATTACCATATGGGATAATTTGGTTGTTAGTTTCCAAAGTATCAGATGAAGAATTGAAACAATTAATAAATGCAAAAGGAAACTtcataattttttgttgaattgATCAGTTTCTTGAATGGATTAATTTCTGAAAATTAACATGAAAAGCTAGCAAGCAGAGTAGAGGTTGGAGGGAAATAGGAAGGTGCATCATTTAttactggaaaaaaaaaaaaatcgagcCCACAGATTTTGACGATTTTTCATCATTGAAGTATACATTTCTACTTtctccttttaaaaatatttctcatcactatcaaaaatttaaaattagctACAAACGTTATCGCCAATCTGTTGTCAAACTGCTAATAgcttatgtatattttttttataattcgtcgctaaataaaattaatattgagTTTTACTATATAGGTATAAAATTTATCCGTTACTTAATTCTATTTATTTAAGTAGTAAATTCATAGTACTattcttttgtttgtttctttcaAATGAAGCCGCCAATCATACTAATAATTACTCCTACGATGTATCAATTGATAGATACTCTTGTCTAGTGATATCAATTATCACAGCAATTATTGTATCGTAGGTATCTGAGATACGATTCTTAATCCATGCATTCTGGCCATAAACTACTCAAAATAGTCTTTACATTTTAGTTTTAGAATAAAGAGATACGTACAAGCAACTAGAGTTGATCATTATAACACTACTTATAATCACTCAACACAAATTACAACTTAGAATTAAAGTATGAGAAGGGGATGAGATACTAGATACACAGAATGGAGATGAGAGAACAACAGACAAGCCAAGGCTTCACATAATACGCCCCCCTGTTCTATGAATTCCATGTCCTATTTAACCAATTG
It encodes the following:
- the LOC124892882 gene encoding putative serine/threonine-protein kinase (The sequence of the model RefSeq protein was modified relative to this genomic sequence to represent the inferred CDS: added 64 bases not found in genome assembly), with product MKFPFAFINCFNSSSDTLETNNQIIPYETGGERIQKFSVFSYKELKAATDGFRASSRIGEGGFGSVYKGRLEDGSFVAVKVLSVELERE